In Spirochaetales bacterium, the genomic stretch AATAAACAAAGAATCTATTATAAATAGTCTAGAAATTTCTTTTTTTCCCGCATAATTCATACTATGCTCATTTATAACTTTTTTTGATTTATGTTATAGCAGCTCATGTATACGATGACGGGAAGGCGGAAAACGCACACGGTTTTTCATGGAAGTGATTCGGTGGAGAAAAAATCATGCGGGAAAAAATCGGATATTTATTGGTTATAAGCGGGTATATTTTTCCATATACGTAATATCCGTTTTTATACCGGCCAAACAATAGTTTATGAATGGCGTCCATATTCCGGGGGTTACAAGGACACAATCATATGGAGAAAGGAGTATAGATGTTTCAAAGATACAACCAGGAGAAAAGAAGAAAGGAATTGAAAAGAAAAAAGAAACAGGAAGAGAAAAGAAAAAAACGGATGGAGAAAAAGAAGAATAAAGATATGGACTTTATTGCGACTGATTCGGAACAGCAAGAAAATTCTGAATCAGGATAGATAATACAAACCAATCAAGGAGGTATAATGGTTATTTCAGAAAACAAAACAGTAACAATCAACTACACACTCAAAAATGATTCGGGCAAAGTACTTGATTCTTCGTCAAAAGAAGGCTTTTCGTACATACACGGGAAAGGACATCTAATTTCCGGGCTTGAAAAGGAACTGGAAGGAAAAAAACCGGGTGATAAATTCCATACGGAAATAGATCCAAAAGACGGCTATGGTGAATACAAGGATTCGTATGTTTTCAGCGTATCAAAGGAAAAGTTTGACGACATTGGTCAACTCAAGATAGGATCTCGGTTCAGAGCCCAGACAAATGAAGGTGAAAAAATAATAACCGTCAAGCACATTGAAAAGGAAAGAGTCACGATCGATATGAATCATCCCTTAGCGGGACAAACACTGTTTTTTGATATCGAAGTCATGGATGTACGCGATTCAAACAAGAATGAACCGGAAAAATGATACGGCGCAGTCACGCCGGGAGTATTTTGCGACAACGATCATCTGAAAATCCTGTTATAAAAAATCAGGGGTACGAAACGGTTTTTCATATCGGTTTGACTAATCAGACACATCGCAATTCATTAAAATGCCTCTCCCTTATCCTCGTTCACATACGATTCCCATTGCAATGTGTCCGAAAAGCATTGTATGATTAATAACGGAAAGAGAACGCACACGATTGTATCATGAAACAGTACCGGTTTATCGAAAATCTTACGTCCGACATTATGTTCGAGGCTTTTGGAGCGACCCTCGAAGAATTGTTTGAAGCGTCTGCATTGGCGCTTTTTTCCATTGTGTGTGATATCAAAAGAGTCAAACAGGAACAGTCATTCACGTTTGAAGTGACCGCGGAGAACACCGGCAATCTTCTCCATGATTTTTTAAGTACCCTTCTTACCCAGAGTGAAATACGGGGGATGTTTTTCAATAAATTCACGATTACATCGTTAATACAGACGGAGCGGGAATCGACCCTTACGGCAAAAGCGGAGGGTGAAGCCATATCGCCCGAAAAAGGGGGGACTGTCGTGAAAGGGATTACATTCTATGGATTTCGGCTTGAGAAGAAAGGGAACGGCTTTCGGGCACAGGTTGCCATGGATATCTGATATGTCTGTAAATGTCAAGCATTTTTCCGGTGATCATGACACAGATAAAAATTCTTCTCCGATGCTTATGTGTCACATGCTTTCGTACCGGTATGAGGAGGAAACATGAAAGAAAAACTCAGGAAACTCTCCGCGTATAAATGGCTTGTTTCAAAGCAAAGCAAAAAAGGGATGAATACCGATGCGGTGATCTATGCAAACAAACGCCTGATTGACGCCGCAGAAGATGCGGCGGTAGAGCAGTTGACCAATGTAGCTTGTCTGCCCGGAGTACTGGAACCCGTACTGGGGATGCCCGACATGCACTGGGGGTATGGCCTTCCAATGGGAGCCGTGGGTGCGTTCGACAAGGAAAAGGGGATTATTTCATGCGGTTGTACCGGATATGATATAAATTGCGGGATTCATATGCTCAGGACCGATCTCACCTCGGATGAGGTGACGCCTTGTATACGGGAACTGGTCGATACACTTTTCACCAATATACCATGCGGTGTCGGGGCTCACGGAAAACTTCGTCTCGGCCGGAAGGAGATGGATGATGTCCTTCTCCGGGGGGCCGGCTGGGCGGTGGACAATGGTTATGGAATTCCCGATGACCTGAATCGTCTTGAAGAAAACGGCTGTCTCAAGGGGGCGGATCCAGCAAAATGTTCAACCCAGGCGACGGAACGCGGCACGCCGCAACTCGGGACGCTCGGGGCCGGGAATCACTTTCTCGAAGTGCAGATCGTCGATGAAATCTACGACGGCGAGGCGGCACAAGCCTTCGGGATAACTGACAGGGGACAGATCACGGTAATGGTTCACTGCGGTTCGCGCGGGCTCGGCCACCAGGTCGCATCGGACTACCTGAAAATTCACAACGCGGCCGCCCAAAAGTACAATATCCGGCTACCCGACCCGCAGCTTGTCTGTGCGCCGGCCGCTTCAAAAGAGGGACAGGACTATCTCGCCGCCATGAGGGCCGCTGCAAACTTTGCGTTCTGTAACCGGCAGATCATCGCCCACTGGATACGGGAGAGTTTCCGTGAAGTATTCGGAAGACGGTGGGAGGACATGGGGATGTATACGGTGTACGATATTGCGCATAACATATGCAAGCTGGAAGAACATGTCGTTCACGGAAAAAAGCGGCAGGTTTATGTGCACCGGAAAGGATCGACCCGCGCCTTTCCGCCCGGCCACCCGGATGTACCGGAGATGTACCGGGGGGTAGGGCAGCCGGTCCTTATCGCCGGTTCCATGGGGACGGCCTCATATATTCTTGCGGGAACGGAAAAGGCCATGACCGAATCTTTCGGTTCTTCATGCCACGGCGCCGGCAGAAGTATGAGCCGTCATGCGAGCCTTAAGAAATACCGCGGCCAACGAATAAAAGAGGAACTCGAAAAAACGGGAAAAGCCCTCAGATCGACCCATCCGAAAATACTCGCGGAAGAAGCGCCCGGGGCTTATAAGGATATCGACCTCGTTGTCGAAAGCGTTCACGGCGCCGGTATATCGAAAAAAGTGGCTCGCGTGATTCCCCTCGGCGTTGTTAAAGGATAGAAAGCCCGGTAATCATCGTGCCTTCCACCCCGCGAGGTATTCGTAATTATTGCCTTTTTTATAATAAAGATATACATCCGTCCCTTCGATCGTCACTGTCCCGGAAAATTTCCCGTTCCCGTTTTTTTCCAAATTCACGAATTTGCTGCCATTGTTGACGCCGACGACACCCGCACCCGGAACCGTTACTTCAAAAAAAACACCGGCACCCTTTTTAAGGGGACTATGCAGCGGCTGATCGATTACGCAGGCTTTTGTATAAAATGATTCGAAGGCAACGGGAAATACCAGTTGCGTTCCTTTTGCCGCTCTGAATGAAAATTGCGCGGCGCCCCAGTATTGCCCCTCCTCGCCGAGCCGTTTCGTAAACAACCAGAGGATATAATCCCCCTTTGACGGGAAGGTCGTGCTGATGATCATGATATCACCGTCCCGCTGGACGAACGTCCTGTTCTTAAGTTCGCTTCCCCCCGCACCGTAGAGGGAAGCCATGGCGACGATATCGTCCGGTGTCTTGATCCTGATACTGCTTTTCTCATCGGTTTTTTGAAGAAGGCTGATATCTGAAAGCAATTCGAGGCGGTGATCGAAAAAGCGCTCCCGCAGATACGGTGCGCGCGTGAACTCTTTGAAAGTAAGCGGATCGTCAAGCAGCTGCCAATCGGACTTTTCCGGAAAATGGGTGAAGATAAAATCAGCCGGTGAAAGAAAGAGATAGCCGCTGCCGTATTGTCTTGTAAACGCCGCCCCGCTGACATATCCGGCATCCCATGTAACATCGACGAGACACCACCCGCCGTCAATCTCAACCGCATTCCACGCGTGGTTGTTCGTGAATGACGTTTCGGGCTGCAGGGGGTTGAACCCCACACCCCGCCCGTATCCGCTGATCTTCACGCATTCAATACCTGCAAGTTCACACATTTCACAAAAGAGATTAGCATAGCCTTCGCAAACGGACTTCCCCTTTTTAATCACATCGGCATAGCCGTACACGGGCGTCGAACGTCCCAAAAAACCGTCCGTATCATAGGCGATGGTGAGCGCGATCCAGTCATGAATCGCCTTCACCGCCTCATATGCATCCCGGCTGTCTTTCGTAAGATGGACGACTAGTTCGCCGAGGTATTTGGCGGGATTTTTCCCGACCCGGCCGGAAAGCGATGAAGGCACCGCCGCCGCTTTCGGATGCGGTTCATATCCCTGATCCGGCGCTTGCGCCCGGACGGAAAAAGACACGAAAAACAATACAATAATCGGGATGATATTCCTCATGTATGCCCCCTTAATGACGAATCACTTTCAATGTAGTCATTACAAGATGAAAAATCAATATATTTCGGCGGTCGTGCTCCGG encodes the following:
- a CDS encoding peptidylprolyl isomerase — protein: MVISENKTVTINYTLKNDSGKVLDSSSKEGFSYIHGKGHLISGLEKELEGKKPGDKFHTEIDPKDGYGEYKDSYVFSVSKEKFDDIGQLKIGSRFRAQTNEGEKIITVKHIEKERVTIDMNHPLAGQTLFFDIEVMDVRDSNKNEPEK
- a CDS encoding archease, producing the protein MKQYRFIENLTSDIMFEAFGATLEELFEASALALFSIVCDIKRVKQEQSFTFEVTAENTGNLLHDFLSTLLTQSEIRGMFFNKFTITSLIQTERESTLTAKAEGEAISPEKGGTVVKGITFYGFRLEKKGNGFRAQVAMDI
- a CDS encoding RtcB family protein; its protein translation is MKEKLRKLSAYKWLVSKQSKKGMNTDAVIYANKRLIDAAEDAAVEQLTNVACLPGVLEPVLGMPDMHWGYGLPMGAVGAFDKEKGIISCGCTGYDINCGIHMLRTDLTSDEVTPCIRELVDTLFTNIPCGVGAHGKLRLGRKEMDDVLLRGAGWAVDNGYGIPDDLNRLEENGCLKGADPAKCSTQATERGTPQLGTLGAGNHFLEVQIVDEIYDGEAAQAFGITDRGQITVMVHCGSRGLGHQVASDYLKIHNAAAQKYNIRLPDPQLVCAPAASKEGQDYLAAMRAAANFAFCNRQIIAHWIRESFREVFGRRWEDMGMYTVYDIAHNICKLEEHVVHGKKRQVYVHRKGSTRAFPPGHPDVPEMYRGVGQPVLIAGSMGTASYILAGTEKAMTESFGSSCHGAGRSMSRHASLKKYRGQRIKEELEKTGKALRSTHPKILAEEAPGAYKDIDLVVESVHGAGISKKVARVIPLGVVKG